One genomic segment of Ignavibacteriales bacterium includes these proteins:
- a CDS encoding OmpA family protein, whose translation MKKNIYFIGVVVLIMVTLLSTQGFGQFKDRGIRLGVAAGSLQGLTKMTDNSLVPSGKLYLRHNISGDFDGDLSGMYAGIKGQYYQSDLWGVEYKALYSPYSFYEDQLHPYIGAGLGVSYYFANVKLRNPNVEKNGYVGYMPFTLGAEYAVNDWLMFDVSTSFNYAFSNTIVSTWVPNSEIGTGNDAWWGLFAGVSYTIFGPDNKAAEKEASRIRAEELAAAEARRVQEANAAEAKRVQEANAAEAKRVQEAAAAEARRVREAAEAQRIQDSVNAAKAAAERLAAVPKKEVVVPKPEPPKPAALKAEVGKAIILEGVVFQSGKAVISPESEQILSSALITLTDNPGLAVEIRGFTDNVGSAKKNLQLSQSRAEAVKAWLVKNGVSSKRITAKGYGDRNPVASNKTAEGRMKNRRIEFFRTK comes from the coding sequence ATGAAAAAAAACATTTACTTCATTGGTGTTGTCGTATTGATTATGGTAACACTATTATCAACCCAGGGATTTGGGCAATTTAAGGATAGGGGGATTCGGCTTGGTGTTGCTGCTGGATCTTTGCAGGGATTAACAAAGATGACTGACAATTCGCTAGTACCCTCGGGAAAACTTTACCTTCGGCACAATATCTCAGGTGACTTTGATGGGGATCTTTCCGGTATGTATGCAGGTATTAAAGGACAGTATTATCAATCTGATTTATGGGGTGTTGAATATAAAGCTCTCTATTCACCGTACTCGTTTTATGAAGACCAATTGCACCCCTATATCGGAGCTGGATTGGGTGTCTCATATTACTTTGCAAACGTGAAACTTCGAAATCCCAATGTTGAAAAGAATGGTTATGTTGGATATATGCCGTTTACTCTTGGAGCAGAATATGCAGTGAATGATTGGCTTATGTTTGATGTCAGTACAAGTTTCAATTATGCATTCTCCAATACAATTGTTTCAACATGGGTGCCAAATTCTGAAATTGGGACTGGAAATGATGCATGGTGGGGACTCTTTGCAGGAGTAAGTTATACTATTTTTGGCCCTGATAACAAGGCAGCAGAGAAGGAAGCAAGCCGTATAAGAGCCGAAGAGTTAGCCGCTGCTGAGGCACGACGTGTTCAGGAAGCGAACGCTGCCGAGGCAAAACGAGTACAGGAAGCGAACGCTGCTGAGGCAAAACGTGTGCAGGAAGCTGCCGCTGCCGAGGCACGGCGTGTGCGGGAAGCTGCCGAGGCACAACGTATACAGGATTCGGTCAATGCAGCAAAAGCAGCAGCAGAGCGATTAGCAGCGGTACCAAAGAAAGAAGTTGTAGTTCCGAAACCTGAGCCGCCCAAGCCGGCAGCATTGAAAGCTGAAGTTGGCAAGGCCATTATATTGGAAGGTGTTGTATTCCAATCAGGCAAAGCGGTGATTTCGCCGGAGTCGGAACAGATTCTTTCTAGTGCACTGATAACGCTAACTGACAATCCAGGATTGGCAGTAGAAATTCGTGGGTTTACCGATAACGTTGGAAGTGCAAAAAAGAATCTTCAATTATCTCAATCAAGGGCCGAAGCGGTAAAGGCATGGTTGGTGAAGAATGGGGTTTCGTCTAAACGTATCACTGCAAAAGGATACGGCGATAGAAATCCTGTCGCGAGCAATAAAACTGCAGAAGGTCGAATGAAGAATCGACGTATCGAATTCTTTAGAACAAAGTAA
- the aroQ gene encoding type II 3-dehydroquinate dehydratase, translating into MRILIINGPNLDILGKREPEIYGTMSLWDIENRLKGKFPNVKLEFYQSNSEGPLIDALHKALDGVTDGVVLNPGAFTHYSYAIRDAVAALKVPVIEVHLSNVHGREGFRRESVIAPACKGVIAGFGARGYELAVEFILEQK; encoded by the coding sequence ATGCGTATTCTCATTATTAATGGACCCAATCTTGATATTCTTGGCAAACGTGAACCTGAAATTTATGGTACTATGTCGCTGTGGGATATCGAGAACCGGCTGAAAGGAAAATTTCCTAACGTCAAATTGGAGTTCTACCAATCGAACAGCGAAGGGCCTCTCATTGATGCACTCCATAAAGCACTGGATGGCGTTACGGACGGCGTCGTTCTCAATCCCGGAGCATTCACGCATTACTCTTATGCAATCCGCGATGCCGTCGCAGCGTTGAAAGTACCTGTAATTGAAGTACACTTGAGCAACGTCCATGGGCGGGAGGGATTCCGCCGCGAATCGGTTATTGCACCTGCGTGCAAGGGCGTCATTGCCGGTTTTGGTGCTCGGGGTTATGAACTAGCGGTGGAATTTATTTTAGAACAGAAATAA
- the mscL gene encoding large-conductance mechanosensitive channel protein MscL, which yields MSLIKEFKSFAMRGNVVDMAVGIIIGAAFGKIISSLVSDVLMPPIGVLVGGMDFSSLGITIKEAAADHAAVVIKYGMFINIFIDFLIVAFAMFMIIQAMNRLVKKPEIAPAIPTTKECPECLMVIPINAKRCGHCTSVLK from the coding sequence ATGTCTCTCATCAAAGAATTTAAATCATTTGCAATGCGCGGCAACGTGGTCGATATGGCAGTCGGTATTATCATCGGTGCAGCATTTGGCAAGATCATTAGTTCGCTCGTCAGTGATGTTTTGATGCCACCGATTGGTGTGCTCGTCGGTGGCATGGATTTCAGCAGTCTTGGTATTACGATCAAAGAAGCCGCCGCAGACCATGCAGCTGTTGTGATCAAATATGGAATGTTTATCAATATTTTTATCGACTTTCTAATTGTTGCCTTCGCAATGTTCATGATTATTCAGGCGATGAATCGGCTAGTGAAGAAACCGGAAATCGCGCCGGCAATCCCGACAACAAAAGAATGTCCGGAATGTTTGATGGTCATCCCCATCAATGCAAAACGTTGTGGACATTGCACATCAGTTTTAAAATAA
- a CDS encoding TIGR02253 family HAD-type hydrolase translates to MIKAVIFDLDNTLVDFMLMKRQAIDAAINAMRDAGLKLSNEEIRKGIDEIYEERGMEFQKVFDELMYREFSKIDYKILSAGVIAYRRAREAALVPYPHVTMTLIELSKMHIKLGVVSDAPAKEAWLRLCYLNFHHLFDAVVTFEDTGMRKPNPEPFRKILDMLHIQPSEAVMVGDWAERDVVGAAQVGMKTIFARYGNTFGTEVSNANYDIDDISQVIDIVKEQNQKV, encoded by the coding sequence ATGATCAAAGCCGTTATTTTCGATTTAGATAATACTCTCGTAGATTTTATGCTGATGAAGCGGCAGGCGATCGACGCCGCCATCAATGCTATGCGCGATGCAGGGCTGAAGCTTTCTAATGAGGAAATCCGCAAAGGAATAGATGAGATTTACGAAGAACGCGGAATGGAGTTCCAGAAAGTTTTTGATGAATTGATGTATCGCGAATTCAGCAAAATCGATTACAAAATTCTTTCCGCAGGCGTTATTGCCTATCGGCGCGCAAGAGAAGCGGCACTCGTTCCGTATCCGCATGTCACAATGACACTTATTGAACTTTCCAAGATGCATATCAAACTTGGCGTTGTCTCCGATGCACCGGCAAAAGAAGCATGGCTCCGGCTCTGTTATCTCAACTTCCATCATCTTTTTGATGCAGTTGTGACATTTGAAGATACGGGCATGCGTAAACCGAATCCTGAGCCATTCAGGAAAATTTTAGACATGCTTCACATTCAGCCCTCCGAAGCAGTGATGGTGGGCGATTGGGCAGAGCGTGATGTGGTGGGTGCGGCTCAAGTGGGAATGAAAACGATCTTTGCGCGGTACGGCAACACCTTCGGTACGGAAGTCTCGAATGCCAACTATGATATTGACGATATTTCGCAAGTGATAGACATCGTCAAAGAACAAAATCAGAAAGTGTAG
- a CDS encoding SpoIIE family protein phosphatase → MEKSKQLLPFLLLIPLALFIIITLFPLSHPYGGISLPLDRSALLERTRSVMDSLKLADDGFWPEVSFIANRPLLGQAQKMVGISEANSLIRDSLPVYKWKILWRKDNSFQFSLGNENKTKKEQAEKIENLIRGDITLTFDTKGRLLEYTRNILDTLQLPSLSPPEAKRFAVAFLHTYSSPILMVDTSQAVSEKVTQQLHRTDYEYTWRSPSMILGDPVTVKVKVSGNIITSYEPDIAVPEKYKWSNSDSIYGIIFIILIIGGGILIAVIAVKRIRSFEIGFRQALLMGSIVAVAFGIQLYINVQNNKSWWEIIIPMLLVPIFIGGTLVLIWTIAESLTREVWREKMIPFDLISRGHVLHPNIGWSFVRGISFGLSLYALFLLLTWAGNRVIPVSIALMDDSSIHTFDAGAPWLLILSHAIFISFFMFAFILLFLISFLRKYIPSRALLLALSTIALTVVSLEHMEPIAAALVIQSIVALFIVWIFYQYDGLTALLALIVSAVIPETAGLFCAGNPSFTESGLFIVLISALMYAASLILCFRKSTIHDFDEIAPVFAKHITERQRLQQELEIARNVQMSFLPKCDPSIPQFDICSRCVPALEVGGDYYDFIEIGENKHAVAIGDVSGKGTQAAFFMTLTKGFLRALAHVSESPAKVLTQVNHLFYENVERGIFISMIYGVFDTMKKTLSLARAGHNPVIMRKSHAAYVQIVNPTGLALGLDVGLKFSQSIEEVTIEYQHGDLFIFYTDGLTEAMNAQKAQFGEERLSTMVEQLASGTASEIMEGVFAEIKSFVGKTKQHDDMTIVVIKVKSVIS, encoded by the coding sequence ATGGAAAAATCAAAACAGCTTTTACCGTTCTTGCTTTTAATCCCTCTTGCGTTATTCATTATCATCACGCTCTTTCCCCTGTCGCATCCTTATGGCGGTATTTCTCTTCCGTTGGATCGTTCCGCGCTTTTAGAAAGAACGCGCAGCGTGATGGACAGCCTAAAGCTGGCGGATGATGGCTTTTGGCCTGAGGTCTCTTTCATAGCAAATCGTCCGTTGTTGGGACAAGCACAAAAAATGGTTGGGATTTCGGAAGCAAATTCTCTCATCAGGGATAGTCTTCCGGTCTATAAATGGAAAATTCTCTGGCGCAAGGATAATAGTTTTCAGTTTAGTCTTGGGAATGAAAACAAAACAAAAAAAGAACAAGCGGAGAAAATAGAAAATCTTATTCGTGGAGATATTACGTTAACATTTGATACAAAGGGAAGATTGCTTGAGTACACGAGAAATATTTTAGATACACTCCAGCTTCCCAGTCTCTCACCTCCGGAAGCGAAGCGATTCGCAGTGGCATTTCTTCATACCTATTCGTCTCCAATTTTGATGGTAGATACTTCACAGGCCGTGTCTGAAAAAGTAACTCAGCAGTTGCACCGTACTGATTATGAATACACGTGGCGTTCACCATCGATGATTTTGGGTGATCCCGTAACTGTGAAAGTGAAGGTCTCGGGAAATATTATAACATCATACGAACCGGATATTGCTGTGCCGGAGAAATATAAGTGGTCAAATTCCGATTCAATTTATGGGATTATCTTTATCATCCTGATAATTGGCGGAGGAATTCTTATAGCGGTCATTGCAGTAAAACGGATTCGTTCATTTGAAATAGGTTTTCGGCAAGCGCTTTTGATGGGAAGTATTGTTGCTGTCGCTTTTGGGATTCAATTGTACATCAATGTCCAAAACAACAAAAGTTGGTGGGAAATTATTATTCCGATGTTGCTGGTACCGATATTCATCGGTGGTACTCTTGTATTGATATGGACGATTGCCGAGTCTCTGACACGTGAAGTATGGCGAGAAAAGATGATTCCGTTCGACCTGATCTCTCGAGGGCACGTGCTGCACCCGAATATTGGCTGGAGTTTTGTGCGGGGAATATCATTTGGCCTAAGTCTCTATGCTCTGTTCTTACTATTGACGTGGGCAGGAAACAGAGTAATTCCAGTTTCAATCGCTCTCATGGATGATTCGTCCATACACACATTCGATGCAGGTGCCCCATGGTTGCTGATTCTCTCGCATGCAATTTTTATTTCATTCTTTATGTTTGCATTCATATTGCTCTTCTTGATTTCTTTCCTGCGAAAATATATTCCTTCAAGAGCACTTCTCTTGGCACTTTCAACCATTGCATTAACGGTGGTCAGCCTTGAACACATGGAACCGATTGCAGCTGCGCTGGTGATCCAGTCGATCGTTGCATTATTCATCGTGTGGATATTCTATCAATATGACGGATTGACAGCTCTTCTTGCATTGATCGTCTCTGCAGTGATACCGGAAACAGCTGGTCTTTTCTGTGCCGGTAATCCTTCATTCACAGAGAGTGGATTATTTATTGTTCTTATCAGTGCTCTCATGTATGCTGCATCTCTTATTCTCTGTTTCCGAAAAAGTACTATCCATGATTTCGATGAGATTGCACCGGTATTTGCAAAACACATCACTGAGCGGCAGCGGCTTCAACAAGAACTGGAAATTGCACGAAACGTTCAAATGAGTTTCCTGCCCAAATGCGATCCGTCAATTCCGCAATTCGATATTTGTTCACGCTGTGTGCCGGCGCTGGAGGTCGGTGGTGATTATTATGATTTCATAGAAATAGGGGAAAACAAACATGCCGTTGCAATAGGGGATGTCTCGGGAAAAGGAACACAGGCCGCATTTTTCATGACATTAACAAAAGGATTTCTGCGTGCGTTGGCGCATGTGTCAGAATCGCCGGCAAAAGTTCTCACTCAGGTGAATCATCTTTTTTATGAAAATGTTGAACGCGGAATCTTTATCAGTATGATTTATGGTGTGTTTGATACAATGAAGAAAACGCTGAGTCTTGCTCGTGCAGGGCACAATCCGGTCATTATGCGAAAATCACATGCCGCGTATGTACAGATCGTGAATCCTACCGGTCTCGCACTTGGACTTGATGTAGGATTAAAATTCTCTCAATCGATCGAAGAGGTGACGATCGAATATCAGCACGGCGACCTTTTCATCTTCTATACTGATGGCCTTACAGAAGCTATGAATGCTCAGAAAGCACAGTTTGGAGAAGAACGGCTCTCAACAATGGTAGAACAACTTGCATCAGGTACCGCATCTGAGATTATGGAGGGTGTTTTTGCTGAAATAAAGTCATTTGTTGGTAAAACCAAACAGCACGACGATATGACGATTGTCGTTATCAAAGTAAAAAGTGTTATTTCATGA
- the rhaD gene encoding rhamnulose-1-phosphate aldolase — protein MKSLELTSTAQHHLADAAFVSGILWERGWAVKNGGNISVDITGEVDLRTSELDQFPYKRLEHTYPDLSQVFLLVTGAGTRMRDVANQPINNVCIIRFSNEGSGYHIIHDDVFNSHLVPTSELPTHLAIHQLLKKQGGTQKAVLHTHPTELIALTLIPGFCEESRLNKILYSVQPEAVIANSKGIGLVQYILPGTEQLAEKTVASLQHHSIILWGKHGCIATAKNVQEAFDLIDVMNKSAQLFFLCREAGYTPQGLTEQEIEALKKMV, from the coding sequence ATGAAATCACTTGAATTAACTTCAACCGCTCAACACCATCTTGCTGACGCGGCTTTCGTTTCCGGTATTCTCTGGGAACGCGGGTGGGCGGTAAAGAACGGCGGCAACATTTCTGTCGATATTACGGGAGAAGTTGACCTCCGCACGAGTGAACTGGATCAGTTTCCATACAAACGCCTTGAGCATACGTATCCAGATCTTTCTCAGGTGTTTCTACTGGTGACCGGTGCCGGCACACGCATGCGCGATGTTGCAAATCAACCAATCAACAATGTGTGCATCATTCGATTCTCAAATGAAGGATCTGGTTATCACATTATTCATGATGATGTCTTCAATTCTCATCTTGTTCCGACTTCAGAATTGCCGACTCATCTCGCAATTCATCAATTACTGAAGAAGCAGGGAGGAACACAGAAAGCTGTTCTTCACACGCACCCCACTGAACTGATTGCTCTGACATTGATTCCTGGCTTCTGCGAAGAATCGCGTCTCAACAAAATTCTTTATAGTGTACAACCGGAAGCTGTGATTGCCAATTCCAAAGGTATCGGACTTGTTCAGTACATTCTGCCGGGCACAGAACAACTTGCAGAAAAAACCGTTGCATCACTTCAACATCATTCGATTATTTTGTGGGGAAAACATGGCTGTATCGCGACCGCTAAAAATGTGCAGGAGGCGTTTGATTTGATAGATGTGATGAATAAGTCAGCCCAGCTCTTTTTCCTTTGCCGCGAGGCCGGCTATACACCGCAAGGATTAACAGAGCAAGAGATTGAGGCACTTAAAAAAATGGTTTAG
- the acpS gene encoding holo-ACP synthase, with the protein MGKIQGIGVDVVDVQRMRDVLENQGKAFLDKVYSDMEVTYCKTRKKPYIHFAARFAAKEAVAKAMRTGWSGAFHWRDIEVVNDQSGAPHILLSREVAKALEQCTVHLSLSHTDTTVVALVVLESKK; encoded by the coding sequence ATGGGAAAAATTCAAGGCATCGGCGTAGATGTTGTGGACGTACAGCGGATGAGAGATGTTCTCGAAAATCAGGGCAAAGCGTTTCTTGATAAAGTGTACAGTGATATGGAAGTGACATACTGTAAGACTCGCAAAAAACCGTACATTCATTTTGCTGCACGTTTTGCCGCCAAGGAAGCAGTGGCAAAAGCGATGCGCACCGGCTGGAGCGGAGCGTTTCATTGGCGGGATATTGAAGTCGTCAACGATCAGTCCGGCGCACCGCACATTCTGCTGTCGCGAGAAGTTGCTAAAGCACTGGAGCAATGCACCGTTCATCTCTCGCTTTCCCACACCGACACCACTGTGGTTGCGCTGGTTGTACTGGAAAGTAAAAAATAG
- the lepB gene encoding signal peptidase I, with amino-acid sequence MKEFGIVFGLFLLINNFVVASFLVPTGSMENEVLTGERLFVNKFIYGGTSPRNIPFTNIRLPWFRLPVIQDVKRGDVIVFVFPGMRDEVQPEDFTFYLKRCIGLPGDTIQIRNRVVSVNRQMLPLPRNVKFDRGWSTPSHEPDEHIFSLGSGWNEDNFGPLVIPQHGMTIPLNMQNISAWQIFIKREGHTVESIDGTILVDGKPVTSYTVQRDYLFGMGDHRDNSLDGRYWGFIPKENLVGAPIIVYWSWDCNLPLYDIIGRLASVRWGRIGSLIK; translated from the coding sequence CTGAAAGAGTTTGGAATTGTATTTGGTCTCTTTCTTCTCATCAACAATTTTGTCGTAGCGTCGTTTCTTGTTCCTACCGGGTCAATGGAAAACGAAGTGTTGACAGGTGAGAGGTTGTTCGTAAACAAGTTTATATATGGCGGAACATCACCTCGCAATATTCCATTTACCAATATTCGTTTGCCATGGTTTCGTCTGCCGGTAATACAAGATGTGAAGCGCGGTGATGTGATCGTGTTCGTCTTCCCTGGCATGCGTGATGAAGTACAACCCGAAGATTTTACATTCTACTTAAAACGATGTATTGGATTGCCGGGTGACACAATTCAAATTCGAAATCGTGTTGTATCCGTTAATAGACAAATGCTCCCTTTGCCGCGCAATGTAAAATTTGATCGCGGTTGGTCGACTCCTTCACATGAACCGGATGAACATATTTTTTCTCTAGGTTCTGGATGGAACGAAGACAACTTTGGTCCGCTCGTAATACCTCAACATGGAATGACAATACCGTTGAATATGCAAAATATTTCTGCATGGCAAATCTTTATAAAGCGGGAAGGACATACAGTCGAGTCTATAGATGGAACCATTCTGGTTGACGGAAAACCCGTCACTTCATACACCGTCCAACGCGATTATCTTTTTGGAATGGGTGATCACCGTGATAACAGTCTGGATGGCCGTTACTGGGGATTCATTCCTAAAGAAAATCTAGTTGGTGCACCGATAATTGTTTATTGGTCTTGGGACTGTAACCTTCCGCTCTATGATATAATTGGAAGACTCGCTTCCGTACGCTGGGGCCGCATCGGTTCCCTCATTAAATGA
- the lepB gene encoding signal peptidase I gives MNDDKRQKKEELPIAVTFKEKTLAFLKETGIVLGLFLLINNFVIASFLVPTGSMENEVLTGELLFVNKFIYGGTSPRNIPFTNVRLPWFRIPSFRDVKRGDVIVFVFPGMRDEVESPDFTFYLKRCVGVSGDTIQIRDRVLFVNGQMLPLPRNVRFDRGWSVSAAEPDDRIFPAGSGWNEDNFGPLVVPTQGMVIPLSAQNYAEWQIFIKREGHAVESVAGTVLVDGKPATSYTVQRDYLFGMGDHRDNSLDGRYWGFIPKENIVGTPMIVYWSWNTDLPLYDIFGRLASVRWGRIGSLIK, from the coding sequence ATGAACGACGACAAGAGACAGAAGAAAGAAGAGCTGCCAATTGCAGTAACATTCAAAGAAAAAACATTGGCGTTCCTCAAAGAAACCGGCATTGTCCTGGGTCTATTTCTTCTCATCAACAATTTTGTGATTGCATCTTTCCTCGTCCCGACCGGGTCAATGGAAAACGAAGTGCTCACCGGTGAATTGCTCTTCGTCAATAAATTTATCTACGGTGGAACATCGCCCCGGAATATTCCATTCACCAATGTGCGTTTGCCATGGTTTCGTATTCCATCCTTCAGAGATGTCAAACGCGGAGATGTGATTGTGTTCGTTTTCCCAGGGATGCGCGATGAAGTAGAATCACCGGACTTTACTTTCTATCTGAAACGATGTGTTGGAGTTTCGGGCGACACAATTCAGATCCGCGACCGCGTCCTGTTTGTCAACGGGCAAATGCTTCCTTTGCCGCGCAATGTAAGATTTGATCGTGGGTGGTCGGTTTCGGCAGCTGAACCGGACGACCGCATTTTCCCAGCCGGCTCGGGCTGGAATGAAGATAACTTCGGTCCGCTTGTTGTGCCCACACAAGGAATGGTCATTCCATTGAGTGCACAAAACTATGCCGAGTGGCAAATCTTTATCAAACGGGAAGGACACGCTGTGGAATCTGTCGCAGGAACCGTGTTGGTGGACGGCAAGCCGGCTACATCGTACACAGTCCAGCGTGATTACCTTTTTGGAATGGGTGATCACCGCGACAATAGTCTTGACGGCCGGTACTGGGGTTTTATTCCAAAAGAAAATATTGTCGGTACACCGATGATCGTGTACTGGTCTTGGAACACCGATCTTCCACTCTACGATATTTTCGGAAGACTGGCTTCCGTGCGCTGGGGCCGCATTGGCTCCCTCATTAAATGA
- a CDS encoding DUF3078 domain-containing protein → MRTLLFILFAGSVACAQDPKLISPASTDTSWKHTMIVSANITQIAFTNWVQGGENALAYALFLEGKSAYTKDVVEWVNMYKFGYGQARLGSLGIRKTDDKIVLESVLTYKIGTYVNPFASASLKTQFTEGVMYDALGTATPVSNFFDPAYLIQTAGFGYQPVKEVKTRLGLGLREIVTNTYTTFYTDGKKVQVDAGLESVTEVGWTVMENVILNSKLEVYVPVKQFNQTTIISDNTISAKVNKYLSMNINVFLINDPKIQARTQVKQTLALGVNFTLI, encoded by the coding sequence ATGAGAACCCTGTTATTTATATTGTTTGCTGGAAGTGTCGCATGCGCACAAGACCCGAAGCTCATCTCACCGGCATCTACCGACACGTCGTGGAAACACACGATGATTGTCAGCGCAAATATCACACAGATAGCCTTCACCAATTGGGTGCAAGGTGGAGAGAACGCGCTTGCATATGCATTATTCCTCGAAGGTAAATCGGCATACACGAAGGATGTTGTCGAATGGGTGAATATGTATAAATTCGGTTACGGACAGGCAAGGCTCGGATCGCTGGGAATCCGCAAAACGGATGATAAGATTGTTCTGGAAAGTGTGTTGACGTATAAAATAGGAACCTATGTAAATCCATTTGCATCCGCCTCCTTGAAGACCCAGTTTACAGAAGGTGTTATGTACGATGCGCTCGGCACGGCAACACCCGTTTCGAATTTCTTCGATCCGGCATATCTCATCCAAACGGCGGGATTCGGGTATCAGCCTGTCAAGGAAGTGAAAACGCGGCTCGGTCTTGGTCTTCGTGAGATCGTAACGAATACCTATACCACATTTTATACGGACGGAAAGAAAGTGCAGGTCGATGCAGGACTAGAATCGGTCACTGAGGTAGGATGGACAGTCATGGAAAATGTAATCTTGAATTCGAAGTTGGAGGTGTACGTTCCTGTAAAACAATTCAATCAAACAACGATCATCAGCGACAACACGATTTCAGCAAAAGTGAACAAGTACCTCTCCATGAATATCAATGTTTTTTTGATTAACGATCCAAAGATCCAAGCGCGTACTCAGGTGAAACAAACCCTTGCATTGGGCGTTAATTTTACGTTGATATAA
- the lepB gene encoding signal peptidase I, whose product MMPEQLQHNEGTENTDSSLHKEKNLASTLNEYGKTILITLLAALILKLFVVEAYRIPSTSMEHTLQIGDFLLVNKLAYGLRTPRHIPFTATSLSPFTLPLFRSVHRGDVVVFEFPGTQYEVKPIETVNYIKRCIGLPGDTVEIRFGNVFVNGIESSFPSHGRRTIHPTDNAFRHNAEMFPDGSAFSDVNYGPVIVPKRNDILTIDPATFSQWHILIEREGHTVQFSADTILIDGAVASSYRVQKNYYFTLGDNRDNSMDSRYWGFVPDDHLIGEALFIYWSWDPEVPVYSISDKCSTIRWDRIGTLIR is encoded by the coding sequence ATGATGCCGGAACAATTACAGCACAACGAGGGTACGGAAAACACTGATTCTTCTCTGCACAAAGAGAAAAACCTTGCCTCAACGCTGAACGAGTACGGTAAAACTATTCTCATCACTCTGCTTGCGGCGCTGATTTTGAAATTATTTGTAGTAGAGGCGTACCGCATTCCTTCTACATCGATGGAACATACGCTGCAAATTGGCGATTTTTTATTGGTAAACAAACTCGCATACGGTCTGCGCACACCGCGCCATATACCATTTACAGCGACCTCGCTCTCTCCTTTCACACTTCCCTTATTTCGGAGTGTACATCGCGGCGACGTAGTAGTGTTTGAATTTCCCGGCACTCAATACGAAGTGAAACCCATCGAAACGGTGAACTACATCAAACGATGTATTGGACTACCGGGCGATACTGTAGAAATTCGATTTGGCAACGTGTTTGTTAATGGAATCGAGTCGAGCTTTCCTTCACATGGCAGAAGAACGATTCATCCAACCGATAATGCATTTCGACACAACGCAGAAATGTTTCCGGATGGTTCGGCGTTTAGCGACGTTAATTATGGACCGGTTATCGTACCGAAACGAAATGATATTTTAACCATCGATCCTGCCACGTTTTCTCAATGGCATATCTTGATAGAACGTGAAGGACATACTGTTCAATTCAGTGCCGATACAATTCTCATCGATGGCGCGGTCGCTTCCAGCTATCGCGTACAGAAGAACTACTACTTCACTCTTGGCGACAATCGCGATAACAGTATGGACAGCCGCTACTGGGGATTTGTGCCTGACGATCACTTAATTGGTGAAGCATTGTTTATTTACTGGTCGTGGGATCCAGAGGTTCCGGTGTACAGTATCTCTGATAAATGTTCAACTATCCGGTGGGATAGGATTGGAACACTGATACGATAA